One window of Curtobacterium sp. 458 genomic DNA carries:
- the dnaG gene encoding DNA primase yields the protein MAGRIARNDIDEVRSRVNIADVVGDYVTLKHAGVGSMKGLCPFHDERSPSFHVRPQVGRYHCFGCGEDGDVFSFIMAQDHTTFAEAVERMAAKIGYTLHYEEGEGPRTDYNTRARLIAANEAALEFFTSQLTTGAADPARRFLGERGFDPGAAQHFGVGFAPKSYDALKDHLRGRGFTLEELTSAGLVSQGDRSPYDRFRGRLMWPIRDVTGATIGFGARRLLDDDKGPKYLNTPETPIYHKSQVLYGIDLARRDISKQKQVVIVEGYTDVMACHLAGVTTAVATCGTSFGVDHIKVLRPMLGDVSGADPNANGEVVFTFDPDDAGQRAASRAFAEEQRFAAQTFVAVAPEGLDPCDLRLARGDDAIRRLVTNKRPMFEFMIRRTLDGHDLETVEGRVGALRAAAPVLATIRDRSLTQGYVRELAGWLGLDIPEVRRAVENARQRARGAQDDRTGGTVPVAQAGPGGELVAPVDEPVAGLRSLPNDPITRMERDAVMAMVQQPRHVGAPLLGLAAAATFSAPMLAVVRDAVVANVDAIGAGDWLDRLISDVPAPLRGLVQELALSPIPARTDEDLALYCRSIVVALVERDLLARKASLLGQLQRADPHEQADRRAEIQRQLVDIDAQRMRLRADSEAAAAAAGQR from the coding sequence GTGGCTGGCAGGATCGCGCGGAACGACATCGACGAGGTCCGCTCGCGTGTCAACATCGCGGACGTCGTCGGTGACTACGTCACGCTGAAGCACGCGGGCGTCGGTTCGATGAAGGGCCTCTGCCCGTTCCACGACGAGCGGTCGCCGTCGTTCCACGTCCGACCGCAGGTCGGGCGCTACCACTGCTTCGGCTGCGGCGAGGACGGCGACGTCTTCAGCTTCATCATGGCGCAGGACCACACCACCTTCGCCGAGGCCGTCGAGCGCATGGCCGCGAAGATCGGGTACACCCTCCACTACGAAGAGGGCGAGGGGCCGCGCACCGACTACAACACGCGTGCACGACTCATCGCCGCGAACGAAGCCGCGCTCGAGTTCTTCACGTCGCAGCTCACCACCGGCGCCGCCGACCCCGCGCGACGCTTCCTCGGTGAGCGCGGCTTCGACCCGGGTGCGGCGCAGCACTTCGGCGTCGGCTTCGCGCCGAAGTCGTACGACGCGCTGAAGGACCACCTGCGGGGGCGCGGCTTCACGCTCGAGGAACTCACGAGCGCCGGACTCGTCAGCCAGGGTGACCGTTCGCCGTACGACCGCTTCCGTGGTCGGCTCATGTGGCCGATCCGCGACGTCACCGGGGCCACGATCGGCTTCGGCGCGCGGCGGCTGCTCGACGACGACAAGGGCCCGAAGTACCTCAACACCCCCGAGACGCCGATCTACCACAAGAGCCAGGTGCTCTACGGGATCGACCTCGCCCGGCGGGACATCTCGAAGCAGAAGCAGGTCGTCATCGTCGAGGGGTACACCGACGTCATGGCGTGCCACCTCGCCGGCGTGACGACCGCGGTGGCGACGTGCGGGACCTCGTTCGGCGTCGACCACATCAAGGTGCTGCGGCCGATGCTCGGCGACGTGAGCGGTGCGGACCCGAACGCCAACGGCGAGGTCGTGTTCACCTTCGACCCGGACGACGCCGGTCAGCGTGCCGCCTCGCGGGCGTTCGCGGAGGAGCAGCGGTTCGCCGCGCAGACCTTCGTCGCGGTCGCGCCGGAGGGGCTCGACCCGTGCGACCTCCGGCTCGCGCGCGGCGACGACGCGATCCGACGCCTCGTCACGAACAAGCGGCCGATGTTCGAGTTCATGATCCGGCGCACGCTCGACGGGCACGACCTCGAGACCGTGGAGGGGCGGGTCGGCGCGCTCCGGGCCGCGGCCCCGGTGCTCGCGACGATCCGCGACCGCTCGCTGACCCAGGGCTACGTCCGGGAGCTCGCCGGCTGGCTCGGCCTCGACATCCCGGAGGTCCGTCGTGCCGTCGAGAACGCGCGGCAGCGTGCGCGCGGCGCACAGGACGACCGGACTGGAGGCACGGTGCCGGTCGCGCAGGCGGGCCCCGGCGGTGAGCTGGTCGCGCCCGTCGACGAGCCCGTGGCGGGTCTCCGGTCCCTCCCGAACGACCCGATCACCCGCATGGAACGCGACGCGGTGATGGCGATGGTGCAGCAGCCGAGGCACGTCGGTGCGCCGTTGCTCGGCCTCGCAGCCGCCGCGACCTTCTCGGCGCCGATGCTCGCCGTCGTACGGGACGCCGTCGTGGCGAACGTGGACGCGATCGGAGCGGGTGACTGGCTCGATCGCTTGATCTCCGACGTGCCGGCGCCGCTCCGTGGCCTCGTGCAGGAGCTCGCACTGTCACCGATCCCGGCCCGCACCGACGAAGACCTGGCGCTCTACTGCCGGAGCATCGTCGTGGCCCTGGTCGAGCGGGACCTCCTCGCGCGCAAGGCGTCGTTGCTCGGGCAGTTGCAGCGGGCGGATCCGCACGAGCAGGCTGACCGTCGCGCGGAGATCCAGCGGCAGCTCGTCGACATCGACGCGCAGCGGATGCGGTTGCGCGCCGACTCCGAGGCCGCTGCGGCCGCGGCCGGCCAGCGCTGA
- a CDS encoding deoxyguanosinetriphosphate triphosphohydrolase has translation MSATASYGPADAERWLPEQHSNRRSDFARDRARLLHSSALRRLAAKTQVLSPTTGLDFARNRLTHSLEVAQVGRELADSLGLDPDVVDTACLAHDIGHPPFGHNGETAVNAWAAGIGGFEGNAQTLRLLTRLEPKVYGSGPDDDRAYGLNLTRASLDASCKYPWPASQGVSEASSGRTKFGFYDDDHAAFEWLRAGAPRRQRCIEAQVMDLSDDIAYSVHDFEDAVVAGFIDVAALGDRVGENDIVTAMHAWVGDDLSREELLEAFDRLRSLPLWMTSYDGSRRDLARLKNLTSQLIGRFARTATAATRESYASGSLVRFAASVVTPPEIIGEIAVLKGIVAAFVMTHGDRQPVYEEQRRVLTELLDALAATGSADLEPGFAADWRAASDDAGRLRAVVDQVASLTDQGALAWHRRLVVGEQERTHIAV, from the coding sequence ATGAGCGCCACCGCCTCGTACGGTCCGGCCGACGCCGAGCGCTGGCTCCCCGAGCAGCACTCGAACCGCCGGTCCGACTTCGCCCGCGACCGCGCCCGACTGCTGCACTCCAGCGCGCTCCGACGCCTCGCCGCGAAGACCCAGGTGCTCAGCCCCACGACGGGGCTCGACTTCGCCCGCAACCGCCTGACGCACTCGCTCGAGGTCGCCCAGGTCGGCCGTGAGCTCGCGGACTCGCTCGGGCTCGACCCCGACGTCGTGGACACTGCCTGCCTCGCGCACGACATCGGCCACCCGCCGTTCGGGCACAACGGCGAGACGGCCGTGAACGCCTGGGCCGCGGGCATCGGCGGGTTCGAGGGGAACGCGCAGACCCTGCGACTCCTCACCCGCCTCGAGCCCAAGGTGTACGGCTCCGGGCCGGACGACGACCGCGCGTACGGGTTGAACCTCACGCGGGCATCGCTCGACGCGAGCTGCAAGTACCCGTGGCCGGCGTCGCAGGGAGTGTCGGAGGCGTCCTCCGGTCGCACGAAGTTCGGCTTCTACGACGACGACCACGCGGCGTTCGAGTGGCTGCGTGCCGGTGCTCCCCGCCGGCAGCGGTGCATCGAGGCGCAGGTGATGGACCTCTCCGACGACATCGCGTACTCGGTGCACGACTTCGAGGACGCCGTCGTGGCGGGCTTCATCGACGTCGCGGCCCTCGGCGACCGCGTGGGGGAGAACGACATCGTCACCGCCATGCACGCCTGGGTCGGGGACGACCTCAGCCGCGAGGAACTGCTCGAGGCGTTCGACCGGCTCCGGTCGCTGCCGCTGTGGATGACGTCGTACGACGGCTCCCGGCGCGACCTCGCCCGGCTGAAGAACCTCACCTCGCAGCTCATCGGACGGTTCGCGCGGACGGCGACGGCGGCGACGCGGGAGTCCTACGCGTCGGGGTCGCTCGTGCGCTTCGCCGCCTCGGTGGTCACGCCGCCGGAGATCATCGGCGAGATCGCGGTGCTCAAGGGCATCGTCGCGGCGTTCGTGATGACGCACGGCGACCGGCAGCCCGTGTACGAGGAGCAGCGTCGGGTCCTCACCGAGTTGCTCGACGCCCTCGCGGCCACCGGCAGCGCGGACCTCGAACCGGGCTTCGCGGCCGACTGGCGTGCGGCCTCCGACGACGCCGGACGACTGCGGGCCGTGGTCGACCAGGTCGCGAGCCTGACCGACCAGGGTGCGCTCGCGTGGCACCGGCGGCTCGTCGTGGGGGAGCAGGAGCGCACGCACATCGCGGTGTGA
- the dusB gene encoding tRNA dihydrouridine synthase DusB, whose protein sequence is MTITQAPPKGLRIGPIEVEAPVVLAPMAGITNMAYRRLCREYGAGLYVCEMITSRALVERTPVSMQLIQHHESETPRSIQLYGVEPNTVAEAATILVGEDRADHIDLNFGCPVPKVTRKGGGAALPWKLDLFKDLVEKTVRAAGDVPVTVKMRKGIDADHLTYLDAARIARDAGVAAISLHARTANEHYSGHADWSAIATLKETITDIPVLGNGDIWSAADALRMVEETGCDGVVVGRGCLGRPWLFGDLAAAFRGEDVRAMPTLGEVAVAFRRHAELLVEFFGSEDHGCRDARKHVSWYFKGYPIGGDVRSALSMASSLQEIDDLLGQLDWSAPYPGADVEGPRGRAGHPKRTALPDRWLESRDVDTEFRKVLAAAELHHSGG, encoded by the coding sequence ATGACGATCACACAAGCGCCTCCGAAGGGTTTGCGCATCGGCCCGATCGAGGTCGAGGCGCCGGTCGTGCTCGCGCCGATGGCGGGCATCACGAACATGGCGTACCGCCGACTGTGCCGTGAGTACGGCGCCGGCCTGTACGTCTGCGAGATGATCACGTCGCGGGCGCTCGTCGAGCGGACCCCGGTGTCGATGCAGCTCATCCAGCACCACGAGTCCGAGACCCCGCGTTCGATCCAGCTGTACGGCGTCGAGCCGAACACCGTGGCCGAGGCCGCGACGATCCTCGTGGGCGAGGACCGCGCCGACCACATCGACCTCAACTTCGGTTGCCCGGTCCCGAAGGTCACCCGCAAGGGCGGCGGGGCAGCGCTGCCGTGGAAGCTCGACCTCTTCAAGGACCTCGTCGAGAAGACCGTCCGCGCGGCCGGTGACGTCCCGGTCACGGTGAAGATGCGCAAGGGCATCGACGCCGACCACCTCACCTACCTCGACGCCGCCCGCATCGCCCGGGACGCCGGCGTCGCCGCGATCTCGCTGCACGCCCGCACGGCGAACGAGCACTACTCCGGCCACGCCGACTGGTCCGCGATCGCCACCCTCAAGGAGACGATCACCGACATCCCGGTGCTCGGGAACGGCGACATCTGGTCCGCTGCCGACGCACTGCGGATGGTCGAGGAGACCGGCTGCGACGGCGTCGTCGTCGGGCGCGGGTGCCTGGGGCGTCCGTGGCTGTTCGGTGACCTCGCGGCGGCGTTCCGCGGCGAGGACGTCCGCGCGATGCCGACCCTGGGCGAGGTCGCGGTCGCGTTCCGGCGGCACGCCGAGCTCCTCGTCGAGTTCTTCGGGTCCGAGGACCACGGGTGCCGCGACGCCCGGAAGCACGTGTCCTGGTACTTCAAGGGGTACCCGATCGGCGGCGACGTCCGGTCGGCGCTCTCGATGGCGTCGAGCCTGCAGGAGATCGACGACCTCCTCGGACAGCTCGACTGGTCGGCACCGTACCCGGGCGCCGACGTCGAGGGGCCCCGCGGTCGTGCGGGTCACCCGAAGCGGACCGCCCTGCCCGACCGCTGGCTCGAGTCACGCGACGTCGACACCGAGTTCCGCAAGGTGCTCGCCGCCGCCGAGCTGCACCACAGCGGCGGATGA
- a CDS encoding YbaK/EbsC family protein: protein MTDTAIARFDADATARGLRVDVVERPAANSLEEAADLLGIEPGDIVKTLVVKRHDGGFLLALVPGGRSIAWKKLRTVVGVNKLSMPDAATALEASGYERGTISPIGATGELPVYADERILGRRVALGAGRHGASAFVDADELVAAYTATVADITDEEPARA from the coding sequence ATGACCGACACCGCGATCGCCCGCTTCGACGCCGACGCCACCGCCCGTGGGCTCCGTGTGGACGTCGTCGAACGGCCCGCCGCGAACTCCCTCGAGGAAGCCGCGGACCTGCTCGGCATCGAACCCGGCGACATCGTCAAGACGCTCGTGGTGAAGCGCCACGACGGTGGCTTCTTGCTGGCGCTCGTCCCCGGCGGCCGCAGCATCGCGTGGAAGAAGCTCCGCACCGTCGTCGGCGTGAACAAGCTCTCGATGCCCGACGCCGCGACCGCCCTCGAGGCCTCCGGCTACGAACGCGGGACGATCTCGCCCATCGGAGCGACCGGCGAGCTGCCGGTCTACGCCGACGAGCGCATCCTCGGGCGTCGGGTCGCGCTCGGCGCCGGCCGGCACGGGGCGAGCGCCTTCGTCGACGCCGACGAGCTCGTCGCGGCGTACACCGCCACGGTCGCCGACATCACCGACGAGGAGCCCGCCCGCGCCTGA
- a CDS encoding DsbA family oxidoreductase has protein sequence MNDSVKVDVWSDIACPWCYIGKRKFESGVAAFAASGDARPVEVEYHSFELSPDTPVDFEGTEAEFLSGHKGMPVEQAQQMLDHVTGIANSVGLAYDFEAMHHTNTVKAHQVIHLAKEHGKQLDMVERLFTAYFERGEHVGQDESLAELAAEVGLDRDEVLTTLRDDTQLAAVRADQAQAQAFGINGVPFFVIDGKYGVSGAQDPAAFAQVLQQVVQLREATPEEVAEAAQRAADDAHADAEATR, from the coding sequence GTGAACGATTCGGTGAAGGTCGATGTCTGGTCCGACATCGCGTGCCCCTGGTGCTACATCGGCAAGCGGAAGTTCGAGTCCGGCGTGGCCGCGTTCGCCGCGTCGGGTGACGCCCGTCCGGTCGAGGTCGAGTACCACTCCTTCGAGCTCAGCCCCGACACCCCCGTCGACTTCGAGGGAACCGAGGCCGAGTTCCTCTCCGGCCACAAGGGCATGCCGGTCGAGCAGGCGCAGCAGATGCTCGACCACGTGACCGGCATCGCGAACTCGGTCGGGCTCGCGTACGACTTCGAGGCGATGCACCACACGAACACGGTGAAGGCGCACCAGGTCATCCACCTCGCCAAGGAGCACGGCAAGCAGCTCGACATGGTCGAGCGCCTGTTCACCGCCTACTTCGAGCGCGGCGAGCACGTCGGACAGGACGAGTCGCTCGCCGAACTCGCCGCCGAGGTCGGTCTCGACCGCGACGAGGTGCTCACGACCCTCCGTGACGACACCCAGCTCGCCGCCGTCCGCGCCGACCAGGCGCAGGCGCAGGCGTTCGGGATCAACGGCGTCCCGTTCTTCGTCATCGACGGCAAGTACGGCGTCTCCGGGGCGCAGGACCCCGCCGCCTTCGCACAGGTCCTGCAGCAGGTCGTGCAGCTGCGCGAGGCGACGCCCGAGGAAGTCGCGGAGGCGGCGCAGCGCGCCGCGGACGACGCTCACGCGGACGCCGAGGCGACCCGATGA
- a CDS encoding glycine--tRNA ligase, whose product MAQSSRLDSVIALAKGRGFVFQSGEIYGGSRSAWDYGPLGVELKENIKRQWWQRFVRGRGDMVGLDSAVILPRKVWEASGHVATFTDPLVECLHCHHRFREDHLLEAFESKKGRKPEGGMAEIACPNCGTRGEWTEPREFSGMLKTYLGPVESEEGLNFLRPETAQGIFVDFAQVVTTSRQKPPFGIGQVGKAFRNEITPGNFIFRTREFEQMEIEYFVPPADAETHYEQWIADSVAFYTDLGIDPENLRRFDVPDGERAHYSDATADIEYRFGFQGSEWGELMGVANRTDFDLKNHIEASGKDLRYFDQAANEKYVPYVIEPSFGLTRALMAFLIDAYHEDEAPNAKGGVDKRTVLRIDPRLAPVKAAVLPLSRNEQLSPVARGLADDLRKHWNVDFDDAGAIGRRYRRHDEIGTPFCITVDFDTLDDKAVTVRERDTMGQERVSLDQLQGYLAARLLGA is encoded by the coding sequence TTGGCACAGTCCTCCCGTCTCGACAGCGTCATCGCCCTGGCCAAGGGTCGTGGCTTCGTCTTCCAGTCGGGGGAGATCTACGGCGGTTCCCGCTCCGCGTGGGATTACGGGCCCCTCGGCGTCGAGCTCAAGGAGAACATCAAGCGCCAGTGGTGGCAGCGGTTCGTCCGCGGCCGCGGCGACATGGTCGGCCTCGACTCCGCCGTGATCCTGCCCCGCAAGGTGTGGGAGGCCTCCGGTCACGTCGCGACCTTCACCGACCCGCTCGTGGAGTGCCTGCACTGCCACCACCGCTTCCGTGAGGACCACCTGCTCGAGGCCTTCGAGTCGAAGAAGGGCCGGAAGCCCGAGGGCGGCATGGCCGAGATCGCCTGCCCGAACTGCGGCACCCGTGGCGAGTGGACCGAGCCGCGCGAGTTCTCCGGCATGCTCAAGACCTACCTCGGCCCGGTCGAGTCCGAGGAAGGGCTGAACTTCCTCCGCCCCGAGACCGCGCAGGGCATCTTCGTCGACTTCGCCCAGGTCGTCACGACGAGCCGGCAGAAGCCGCCGTTCGGCATCGGGCAGGTCGGCAAGGCGTTCCGCAACGAGATCACGCCCGGCAACTTCATCTTCCGCACGCGCGAGTTCGAGCAGATGGAGATCGAGTACTTCGTCCCGCCGGCCGACGCCGAGACCCACTACGAGCAGTGGATCGCGGACTCCGTGGCGTTCTACACCGACCTCGGCATCGACCCGGAGAACCTGCGCCGCTTCGACGTGCCGGACGGCGAGCGGGCGCACTACTCCGACGCGACCGCCGACATCGAGTACCGCTTCGGGTTCCAGGGCTCCGAGTGGGGCGAGCTCATGGGTGTCGCGAACCGCACCGACTTCGACCTCAAGAACCACATCGAGGCCTCCGGCAAGGACCTCCGCTACTTCGACCAGGCGGCGAACGAGAAGTACGTGCCGTACGTCATCGAGCCGTCCTTCGGTCTCACGCGTGCGCTCATGGCGTTCCTCATCGACGCCTACCACGAGGACGAAGCTCCGAATGCGAAGGGCGGCGTCGACAAGCGCACGGTCCTGCGGATAGACCCGCGCCTGGCCCCGGTCAAGGCCGCGGTGCTGCCGCTGTCGCGCAACGAGCAGCTCTCGCCGGTCGCCCGCGGGCTCGCCGACGACCTGCGGAAGCACTGGAACGTCGACTTCGACGACGCCGGTGCCATCGGCCGTCGCTACCGCCGCCACGACGAGATCGGCACGCCGTTCTGCATCACGGTCGACTTCGACACGCTCGACGACAAGGCCGTGACGGTGCGCGAGCGCGACACGATGGGCCAGGAGCGCGTCTCGCTCGACCAGCTGCAGGGATACCTCGCGGCACGGCTGCTCGGCGCGTAG
- a CDS encoding lactococcin 972 family bacteriocin, whose translation MNWKTVAAAIIVVGAVVGPATAAAANGTNLFDADSGAAEATLETQSVSSGGGRAADGSHWVWGAGGIGGKTFSHYFRERSCHGATAVGKRTHRVTRVPGGKWAKAAVPSAASGNKA comes from the coding sequence GTGAACTGGAAGACCGTCGCAGCCGCGATCATCGTCGTCGGGGCGGTGGTCGGGCCGGCAACAGCTGCGGCCGCGAACGGCACGAACCTGTTCGACGCGGACAGCGGAGCGGCAGAGGCGACTCTCGAGACGCAGTCCGTCTCGAGCGGTGGCGGTAGGGCCGCAGACGGCTCGCACTGGGTCTGGGGAGCGGGCGGCATCGGCGGCAAGACGTTCTCGCACTACTTCCGCGAGCGCTCCTGTCACGGGGCCACGGCTGTCGGCAAGCGAACGCATCGGGTGACGAGAGTCCCGGGTGGCAAGTGGGCAAAGGCGGCCGTCCCGTCGGCCGCCAGCGGGAACAAGGCCTAA
- a CDS encoding ATP-binding cassette domain-containing protein has translation MSHPDRSPAVRIRNVTARRAGRVLWSGLDHDAQAGTMTAIVGPSGCGKSTLLQCVGQLGVVDDGQIDVLGTPTASAPPRVRRRLRRDVIGYLFQDGGLVEDTTLLDNLELVSPDRRSRRVRASRIPRALDAVGLGGRERDLVHTLSGGERQRVAIARVLVKRPLVVLADEPTASLDPVNEQCVLDLLRELADEGATVLLATHSGAAAGACDRVLDLGAAS, from the coding sequence ATGAGTCATCCAGATCGCTCACCGGCGGTGCGTATCCGCAACGTCACGGCACGCCGTGCTGGCCGCGTGCTCTGGTCCGGTCTCGATCACGACGCCCAGGCAGGGACCATGACCGCGATCGTCGGTCCCAGCGGCTGTGGGAAGTCGACCCTGCTCCAATGCGTCGGACAGCTCGGTGTGGTCGACGACGGCCAGATCGACGTGCTGGGAACGCCCACGGCCAGCGCTCCCCCGCGGGTTCGGCGACGTCTCCGGCGAGACGTCATCGGCTACCTCTTCCAGGACGGCGGACTCGTCGAGGACACGACGCTGTTGGACAACCTCGAACTCGTGTCCCCGGACCGACGGTCCCGCCGTGTGCGAGCGTCCCGGATCCCGCGAGCGCTGGACGCTGTCGGGCTCGGCGGCCGAGAGCGTGATCTGGTCCACACGCTCAGCGGGGGTGAACGCCAGCGCGTGGCGATCGCTCGGGTCCTCGTCAAGCGCCCGCTCGTGGTCCTCGCGGACGAGCCGACTGCGTCACTCGACCCGGTGAACGAACAGTGCGTCCTCGATCTCCTCCGCGAGCTCGCCGACGAGGGCGCGACGGTGCTCCTCGCGACGCACTCGGGTGCCGCGGCAGGAGCCTGCGATCGTGTCCTCGATCTCGGTGCAGCATCATGA
- a CDS encoding aminotransferase class V-fold PLP-dependent enzyme gives MDSFVDGSGYLAACTAGLPTLGTLAAMRADLDEWERAASSPVAYGALVEEGRALFARIVGVDPARVATGSQTSAMVAVAAAALPDGAEVVVPDGDFSSVVFPFHAQAHRGVRVRSVPIDRLADAVGPGTAMVAWSAVQSSSGAVTDPEPVLAAARAAGALTLCDLTQAAGVLPVSAAPFDVTVTHAYKWLCAPRGVAFATFSDAALERLRPVQAGWYAGADVWSSCYGPTMQLADDARRFDVSPAWQAWPGAVAALRHLASVDAASAWRHATGLTDRLADALGSPRSGQAITTFPDPAGAALWALTDAGVTASGRAGRLRLAFHLWNDDEDVTRVVDVLGGLPGFRPVG, from the coding sequence ATGGACTCCTTCGTCGACGGCTCCGGCTACCTCGCCGCCTGCACCGCAGGACTCCCGACGCTCGGGACGCTCGCGGCCATGCGCGCGGACCTCGACGAGTGGGAGCGCGCTGCGTCGTCCCCGGTGGCGTACGGCGCCCTCGTCGAGGAGGGCCGCGCGCTCTTCGCCCGCATCGTGGGGGTCGACCCCGCGCGGGTCGCCACGGGTTCCCAGACCTCCGCGATGGTCGCGGTCGCCGCGGCCGCGCTGCCCGACGGCGCCGAGGTCGTCGTCCCCGACGGCGACTTCAGCTCGGTCGTCTTCCCGTTCCACGCACAGGCGCACCGCGGTGTCCGCGTCCGGAGCGTGCCCATCGACCGGCTCGCCGACGCGGTCGGCCCCGGGACCGCCATGGTCGCGTGGTCCGCGGTGCAGTCCTCGAGCGGCGCCGTCACGGACCCGGAACCGGTGCTCGCCGCAGCCCGTGCCGCCGGGGCGCTGACGCTGTGCGACCTGACGCAGGCCGCCGGGGTGCTCCCGGTGTCCGCAGCACCGTTCGACGTCACGGTCACGCACGCCTACAAGTGGCTCTGCGCGCCGCGCGGCGTCGCGTTCGCCACCTTCTCCGACGCAGCGCTCGAGCGGCTCCGCCCGGTGCAGGCCGGCTGGTACGCGGGCGCGGACGTGTGGTCGTCCTGCTACGGCCCGACGATGCAGCTCGCCGACGACGCGCGCCGGTTCGACGTGTCGCCGGCATGGCAGGCCTGGCCCGGGGCGGTCGCCGCACTGCGGCACCTCGCGTCCGTCGACGCGGCCTCGGCCTGGAGGCACGCCACCGGACTCACGGACCGGCTCGCGGACGCGCTCGGATCGCCTCGGAGCGGTCAGGCGATCACGACGTTCCCGGACCCGGCCGGTGCGGCGCTGTGGGCGCTGACGGACGCGGGGGTGACCGCGAGTGGGCGGGCCGGGCGGCTCCGCCTGGCGTTCCACCTCTGGAACGACGACGAGGACGTGACGCGCGTCGTCGACGTGCTCGGGGGACTGCCCGGCTTCAGACCTGTGGGGTGA
- a CDS encoding LysR substrate-binding domain-containing protein: MEGLDPQLLRVLRTVRDTGSISRAAAALGYSQPAVSQLLARAERRLGHDLVLRGARGVTLTESGRVLAEHALSVEAALAAAREDLEAVGGLARGRVRIAGFPSASSTLVPPVLATLAADSPGVVTSYVEAEPPEALDLLRRGEVDVAITFSHAPQDDDVLADPTLTARVLGRDPLALVTPASATSSTSSTSATSAASAASAASVVSAATVDERGDDVVADLAAQRDARWIGGCPRCRGHLLASCAASGFTPEIVLETDNAAAVVGLVAAGLGVALLPRLALTTTIVPPGVTVTPARDELARRVEVVVARGAERVPSVGAALTAVGAAAHLLG; this comes from the coding sequence GTGGAAGGTCTCGATCCCCAGCTCCTGCGTGTCCTCCGCACCGTCCGCGACACGGGCTCGATCAGCCGCGCCGCGGCAGCCCTCGGGTACAGCCAGCCCGCCGTCAGTCAGCTCCTCGCACGGGCTGAGCGGCGGCTCGGGCACGACCTCGTACTGCGCGGGGCGCGGGGCGTCACGCTGACGGAGTCCGGTCGGGTCCTCGCCGAGCACGCCCTCTCGGTCGAGGCTGCCCTGGCCGCCGCTCGCGAGGACCTCGAGGCCGTCGGAGGTCTCGCCCGCGGGCGGGTGCGGATCGCCGGGTTCCCGAGTGCGTCGTCGACGCTCGTGCCGCCGGTGCTCGCGACGCTGGCCGCCGACAGCCCCGGCGTCGTCACGTCCTACGTCGAGGCCGAGCCGCCCGAGGCCCTCGACCTCCTCCGCCGCGGCGAGGTCGACGTCGCGATCACGTTCTCGCACGCGCCGCAGGACGACGACGTGCTCGCCGATCCGACGCTCACGGCGCGGGTCCTCGGCCGGGACCCGCTCGCGCTCGTGACCCCGGCGAGCGCGACGAGTTCGACGAGTTCGACGAGTGCAACGAGTGCGGCGAGCGCGGCGAGCGCGGCGAGCGTTGTCTCCGCTGCGACCGTCGACGAGCGCGGCGACGACGTGGTCGCCGACCTCGCGGCGCAACGGGACGCGCGCTGGATCGGGGGCTGCCCCCGCTGCCGCGGACACCTGCTGGCGTCGTGCGCGGCGTCGGGCTTCACCCCCGAGATCGTGCTCGAGACGGACAACGCGGCGGCCGTGGTCGGTCTGGTCGCGGCCGGCTTGGGCGTCGCGCTCCTCCCGCGGCTCGCGCTCACGACGACGATCGTGCCACCGGGTGTGACGGTGACGCCGGCGCGCGACGAGCTCGCCCGCCGGGTGGAGGTGGTCGTCGCCCGGGGCGCCGAACGCGTGCCGAGCGTCGGCGCGGCGCTGACGGCGGTCGGTGCGGCGGCGCACCTGCTCGGCTGA